A part of Cottoperca gobio chromosome 4, fCotGob3.1, whole genome shotgun sequence genomic DNA contains:
- the LOC115007413 gene encoding uncharacterized protein LOC115007413 isoform X1: MSKKNPQCSALDQSENDQPPSHCQVDRSASAALGCRKKAESGQRNGETASSSPESSSLNGEVKRSGKSRRRKKRSSNPESRLEGTVDSKTRNEEKPDKRTSQPPSDPRAGLIGLQSECANVWFERSMYERAESLYQCWLASSSNRTTKSNRSLPAPGKHSNSPSTVAPSSSGSVCHHGDQVACHHVVQAVWVNKTTFDQAESHYVEESVQRPIPNSLDLPSPSNRSIASRTPDEGYQSLAPTPATPVIQQAAVTPTNRQSINGLPRIPVELLRDVWLEKPLYDRAEAAFYQKLYGNNSSKRSSCASTSRSSDHPQSLVEEEEEEEEDEEVALDEKRVVPQGKAEVFHALLPIQEEDEPAEVPEKEEVSGAGVCYFTHPDSERVWLDKWRYDAAESRFHGYNGSKAVTVKRGRRPDAASVASTAPLRDNTMSSVDFLAQEKIWFDKPRYDEAERRFYERTDGPSQPTEDVGANTILQDIARARENIQKSLAGLKTTMCNRESGQPSLSQQSLLSGSSAADQGEITCRIKSLELENHSLHQVVDDLRAALSKLECRVSVLEKSPAVVTPAGPSVPYTNGTTVQQKTSVPVKDDEEEDDDDIDLFGSDDDEEAETLKEQRLKEYALKKAKKPGLIAKSSILLDVKPWDDETDMVKLEECVRSVQADGLLWGTSKLVPVGYGIKKLQIACVVEDDKVGTDLLEEEITKFEDYIQSVDIAAFNKI; this comes from the exons ATGTCTAAGAAGAATCCACAGTGCTCTGCACTTGATCAGTCGGAGAATGATCAGCCTCCCAGCCATTGTCAGGTGGACCGGTCCGCATCTGCAGCCCTGGGTTGTAGGAAGAAGGCTGAATCAGGTCAAAGAAACGGAGAGACGGCGTCTTCATCCCCAGAAAGCAGCAGCCTGAACGGAGAAGTAAAGCGCAGCGGAAAAAGCCGCCGCCGCAAGAAGCGTTCATCCAACCCCGAGAGTCGGCTTGAGGGGACGGTTGACAGTAAGACTAGGAATGAAGAGAAGCCAGACAAAAGGACCAGCCAGCCACCATCTGACCCACGTGCCGGGCTGATCGGCCTGCAGTCTGAGTGTGCTAATGTGTGGTTTGAGCGCAGCATGTACGAGCGAGCCGAAAGCCTTTACCAGTGCTGGTTGGCGAGCTCCTCCAATAGGACCACCAAGTCAAACCGGTCTCTTCCAGCCCCAGGGAAACACTCAAACTCTCCGTCCACTGTGGCTCCATCTTCCTCAGGATCGGTGTGCCACCATGGCGATCAGGTGGCCTGCCATCATGTCGTTCAGGCCGTGTGGGTGAACAAGACGACCTTTGACCAAGCAGAAAGCCACTATGTTGAAGAATCCGTGCAGCGGCCCATTCCAAACTCTCTGGACCTCCCATCCCCATCTAACCGCTCCATCGCTTCCAGAACACCTGATGAAGGTTATCAGTCTCTTGCCCCGACACCCGCAACGCCCGTCATCCAACAAGCAGCTGTCACGCCAACCAATCGACAGTCGATTAACGGACTGCCCCGCATCCCTGTGGAGCTGCTTAGAGACGTGTGGCTGGAGAAACCGCTGTACGACCGCGCCGAAGCAGCCTTCTACCAGAAACTGTACGGCAACAATTCCTCCAAGAGGTCCAGCTGCGCCTCCACTTCCAGAAGTAGCGACCACCCTCAAAGCCTtgtagaagaggaggaagaggaagaagaagatgaggaagTGGCGTTGGATGAAAAACGGGTGGTCCCGCAGGGTAAAGCAGAAGTGTTCCACGCTCTGCTCCCTATTCAGGAGGAAGACGAGCCGGCCGAGGTCCCAGAGAAGGAAGAAGTGTCGGGGGCCGGAGTCTGCTACTTCACTCACCCAGACAGCGAGCGTGTGTGGCTGGACAAGTGGCGGTATGATGCTGCAGAGAGCCGTTTCCATGGTTACAATGGGAGCAAAGCTGTGACGGTGAAGCGGGGTCGCAGGCCAGACGCAGCATCAGTTGCCTCCACCGCCCCACTGAGGGACAA CACCATGAGTTCAGTGGACTTTCTTGCCCAGGAGAAGATCTGGTTTGACAAACCTCGCTATGACGAAGCAGAGAGACGCTTCTACGAGCGCACGGACGGCCCCTCACAACCAACAGAG GATGTCGGAGCTAACACCATTCTGCAAGACATCGCACGGGCCCGGGAGAACATCCAGAAATCTCTAGCAGGA CTGAAGACTACAATGTGTAACAGAGAGTCTGGTCAACCTTCCCTGAGCCAACAGTCCCTGCTT AGCGGCAGCAGTGCAGCTGATCAGGGAGAAATCACCTGTCGTATCAAGAGCCTCGAGCTGGAGAACCACAGCTTACACCAAG TGGTGGATGACTTGAGGGCTGCACTTTCCAAACTGGAATGTCGGGTATCAGTTCTGGAGAAATCTCCTGCAGTCGTGACCCCTGCTGGTCCTTCAGTTCCCTACACAAAT GGCACTACCGTCCAGCAGAAAACCAGCGTCCCGGTTAAAGAcgatgaggaagaggatgatgatgacatTGACCTGTTTGGTAGTGATGACGACGAAGAGGCAGAAACACTCAAAGAGCAGAGGTTGAAAGAGTACGCATTGAAGAAGGCCAAGAAGCCCGGCCTCATCGCCAAGTCTTCTATTTTATTGGATGTTAAACCC TGGGACGATGAAACTGACATGGTGAAGCTGGAGGAGTGTGTGCGCTCGGTGCAGGCTGACGGCCTGTTATGGGGCACGTCCAAACTGGTTCCTGTGGGTTACGGCATCAAGAAGCTCCAGATCGCATGTGTGGTGGAGGACGACAAGGTGGGAACAGACCTGTTGGAGGAAGAAATCACCAAGTTTGAAGACTAt ATCCAGAGTGTCGACATAGCAGCTTTCAACAAGATCTGA
- the LOC115007413 gene encoding uncharacterized protein LOC115007413 isoform X2 — protein MSKKNPQCSALDQSENDQPPSHCQVDRSASAALGCRKKAESGQRNGETASSSPESSSLNGEVKRSGKSRRRKKRSSNPESRLEGTVDSKTRNEEKPDKRTSQPPSDPRAGLIGLQSECANVWFERSMYERAESLYQCWLASSSNRTTKSNRSLPAPGKHSNSPSTVAPSSSGSVCHHGDQVACHHVVQAVWVNKTTFDQAESHYVEESVQRPIPNSLDLPSPSNRSIASRTPDEGYQSLAPTPATPVIQQAAVTPTNRQSINGLPRIPVELLRDVWLEKPLYDRAEAAFYQKLYGNNSSKRSSCASTSRSSDHPQSLVEEEEEEEEDEEVALDEKRVVPQGKAEVFHALLPIQEEDEPAEVPEKEEVSGAGVCYFTHPDSERVWLDKWRYDAAESRFHGYNGSKAVTVKRGRRPDAASVASTAPLRDNTMSSVDFLAQEKIWFDKPRYDEAERRFYERTDGPSQPTEDVGANTILQDIARARENIQKSLAGSGSSAADQGEITCRIKSLELENHSLHQVVDDLRAALSKLECRVSVLEKSPAVVTPAGPSVPYTNGTTVQQKTSVPVKDDEEEDDDDIDLFGSDDDEEAETLKEQRLKEYALKKAKKPGLIAKSSILLDVKPWDDETDMVKLEECVRSVQADGLLWGTSKLVPVGYGIKKLQIACVVEDDKVGTDLLEEEITKFEDYIQSVDIAAFNKI, from the exons ATGTCTAAGAAGAATCCACAGTGCTCTGCACTTGATCAGTCGGAGAATGATCAGCCTCCCAGCCATTGTCAGGTGGACCGGTCCGCATCTGCAGCCCTGGGTTGTAGGAAGAAGGCTGAATCAGGTCAAAGAAACGGAGAGACGGCGTCTTCATCCCCAGAAAGCAGCAGCCTGAACGGAGAAGTAAAGCGCAGCGGAAAAAGCCGCCGCCGCAAGAAGCGTTCATCCAACCCCGAGAGTCGGCTTGAGGGGACGGTTGACAGTAAGACTAGGAATGAAGAGAAGCCAGACAAAAGGACCAGCCAGCCACCATCTGACCCACGTGCCGGGCTGATCGGCCTGCAGTCTGAGTGTGCTAATGTGTGGTTTGAGCGCAGCATGTACGAGCGAGCCGAAAGCCTTTACCAGTGCTGGTTGGCGAGCTCCTCCAATAGGACCACCAAGTCAAACCGGTCTCTTCCAGCCCCAGGGAAACACTCAAACTCTCCGTCCACTGTGGCTCCATCTTCCTCAGGATCGGTGTGCCACCATGGCGATCAGGTGGCCTGCCATCATGTCGTTCAGGCCGTGTGGGTGAACAAGACGACCTTTGACCAAGCAGAAAGCCACTATGTTGAAGAATCCGTGCAGCGGCCCATTCCAAACTCTCTGGACCTCCCATCCCCATCTAACCGCTCCATCGCTTCCAGAACACCTGATGAAGGTTATCAGTCTCTTGCCCCGACACCCGCAACGCCCGTCATCCAACAAGCAGCTGTCACGCCAACCAATCGACAGTCGATTAACGGACTGCCCCGCATCCCTGTGGAGCTGCTTAGAGACGTGTGGCTGGAGAAACCGCTGTACGACCGCGCCGAAGCAGCCTTCTACCAGAAACTGTACGGCAACAATTCCTCCAAGAGGTCCAGCTGCGCCTCCACTTCCAGAAGTAGCGACCACCCTCAAAGCCTtgtagaagaggaggaagaggaagaagaagatgaggaagTGGCGTTGGATGAAAAACGGGTGGTCCCGCAGGGTAAAGCAGAAGTGTTCCACGCTCTGCTCCCTATTCAGGAGGAAGACGAGCCGGCCGAGGTCCCAGAGAAGGAAGAAGTGTCGGGGGCCGGAGTCTGCTACTTCACTCACCCAGACAGCGAGCGTGTGTGGCTGGACAAGTGGCGGTATGATGCTGCAGAGAGCCGTTTCCATGGTTACAATGGGAGCAAAGCTGTGACGGTGAAGCGGGGTCGCAGGCCAGACGCAGCATCAGTTGCCTCCACCGCCCCACTGAGGGACAA CACCATGAGTTCAGTGGACTTTCTTGCCCAGGAGAAGATCTGGTTTGACAAACCTCGCTATGACGAAGCAGAGAGACGCTTCTACGAGCGCACGGACGGCCCCTCACAACCAACAGAG GATGTCGGAGCTAACACCATTCTGCAAGACATCGCACGGGCCCGGGAGAACATCCAGAAATCTCTAGCAGGA AGCGGCAGCAGTGCAGCTGATCAGGGAGAAATCACCTGTCGTATCAAGAGCCTCGAGCTGGAGAACCACAGCTTACACCAAG TGGTGGATGACTTGAGGGCTGCACTTTCCAAACTGGAATGTCGGGTATCAGTTCTGGAGAAATCTCCTGCAGTCGTGACCCCTGCTGGTCCTTCAGTTCCCTACACAAAT GGCACTACCGTCCAGCAGAAAACCAGCGTCCCGGTTAAAGAcgatgaggaagaggatgatgatgacatTGACCTGTTTGGTAGTGATGACGACGAAGAGGCAGAAACACTCAAAGAGCAGAGGTTGAAAGAGTACGCATTGAAGAAGGCCAAGAAGCCCGGCCTCATCGCCAAGTCTTCTATTTTATTGGATGTTAAACCC TGGGACGATGAAACTGACATGGTGAAGCTGGAGGAGTGTGTGCGCTCGGTGCAGGCTGACGGCCTGTTATGGGGCACGTCCAAACTGGTTCCTGTGGGTTACGGCATCAAGAAGCTCCAGATCGCATGTGTGGTGGAGGACGACAAGGTGGGAACAGACCTGTTGGAGGAAGAAATCACCAAGTTTGAAGACTAt ATCCAGAGTGTCGACATAGCAGCTTTCAACAAGATCTGA